The Macaca mulatta isolate MMU2019108-1 chromosome 19, T2T-MMU8v2.0, whole genome shotgun sequence sequence gggcgtgatggtgggcgcctataatcccagctactcgggaggctgaggcaggagaatcgcttgaaccggaaggtggagattgcagtgagccaagattgcatcattgcactccgtccagcctggacgacagggtgagactctatctaaaaaaaaaaaaaaaaaaaagagagagagagagagagagagagagatacagggTCTTAAGAAAagatctgggccgggcgtggtggctcaagcctgtaatcccagcactttgggaggccaagacgggcggatcacaaggtcaggagatcgagaccatcctggctaacacggggaaaccccgtctctactgaaaaatacaaaaaaaactagccgggcgaggtgatgggcgcctgtagtcccagctacttgggaggctgaggcaggagaatggcgtaaacccgggaggcggagcttgcagtgagctgagatccggccactgcactccagcctggacggcagagcgggactccgtctcaaaaaaaaaaaaaaaaaaaaaaaagaaaagatctgtcactggggggagggaggagggatagcattaggagatatacctaatgtaaatgacgagttaatgggtgcagcacaccaacatggcacatgtatacatatgtaacaaagctgcacgttgtgcacatgtaccctagaacttaaagtataattaaaaaaaataacaacaacagcaacaaaaaatatatatacaaaaagcaagaaagaaaagaccttgccgggcgcggtggctcacgcctgtaatcccagcactttgggaggccgaggcgggcggatcacaaggtcaggagatcgagaccacggtgaaaccctgtctctactaaaaatacaaaaaattagccgggcgcggttgtgggcgcctgtagtcccagctactcgggaggctgaggcaggagaatggcgtgaacccgggaggcggagcttgcagtgagccgagatcgcgccactgcactccagcctgggcgacagagcgagactccgtctcaaaaaaaaaaaaaaaaaaaaaaaaaagaaaagacctgtcaccccggctggagtgcagtagcggaatcacgactcactgcaggcttgaactccctggctcaagtgatccttctgtctcagcctcctgggtagctgggaccataggccacctctgtttttctttctgatgcTAGAGTGGTCACATCTTGGGCTACCAGGAGCAATTTCATGTTGATGCTGGTGTCCTTTTGGGTTgaatgctgcttttttttttttcttcaaaacagagtttcactctctgctcactgcaagctccgcctcctggcttcacgccattctcctggctcagcctcctgagtagctgggactacaggcgcccacctctgcgcccagccaattttttgtacttttttagtagagacggggtttcactgtggtctcgatctcctgacctcatgatcctcctgcctcggcctcccaaagtgctgggattacaggcgtgagccaccgcgcctggctccattttttgtatttttactagagatggtttcactgtgttagccaggatggtctcgatctcctgacctcatgatccacctaccttggcctcccaaagtgctgggattacaggtgtgagccaccgtgcctggctgtggTTGAATGATTCTTGTTTTCTGGTACAAGACTTTAaactcctacttttttttttttttttttttttgagacagagtttcattcttgtcactcaggctggagtgcaatggcacgatctcagctcattgcaacttctgcctctcaggttcaagcaattctctcgcctcagcctcctgagtagctgagattacaggcgcccgccaccacacctggttaaattttgtatctttagtagagatggggtttcaccatgctggccaggctggtctcaaactcctgacctcaggtgatccatccacctcggcctcccaaagtgctgggattacaggcatgagccaccatgctcaacctCGTTTTCCTTTAATATGTAGGCCCTCTGTATCTATGGGGGTTTGGTTCCAGGACCTgtctcagataccaaaatccatggatgctgaagtttttttgtttgtgtgtttttgagatggagtttcgctctgtcgccaggctggagtgcagtggtgcaatctcggctcactacaaccttcgcctccctggttcaagcgattctcctgcctcagcctcccgagcagctgggattacaggtgtgcaccaccacgcccggctaattttttgcatttttagtagagacggggtttcggaaaccacgttggccaggctggtctcaaactcctgatctcgtaatctgcccacctcggcttcccaaagtgctgggattacagacgtgaaccaccacacctggctgctcaCGTTTCTGATATAAAATAACATAgtagtggccaggtgtggtaatcacacctgtaatcccagcactttgggaggccaaggtgggagcccaggagtttgaggccagcctgggcaacatagtgagatcccatctctaaacaaATTACATATTCAgacagggcgcggtggctcatgcctataatcccagcactttgggaggctgaggcgggtggatcatgaggtcaggagatccagaccatcctggctaacacagtgaaaccccgtctctactaaaaatacaaaaaattagccgagcgtggtggtgggcgcctgtagtcccagctactcaggaggctgaggcaggagaatggtgtgaacccgggaggcagagactgcagagagctgagatagtgccactatactccagcctgggtgacagagtgagactccgtctcaaaaaaaaaaaaaaaaattacatattcgAAGagctaaataataaaataccgtGGTATTTGCCTAGAACCTATTATCACCCTCCCATATACTGTAAGTCATCTGTAGATGACTTGTAATACCTAAAACAATGTAAAcgttatgtaaatagttgttataatgTATTGCTTAGGggataatgacaaggaaaaaattctgggctgggcgaggtggcccacgcctgtggtcccagctgcttagaagagtgaggtgagatcgcttgatcccaggggttcgaggctgcagtgagctatgattgcgccactgtactccagcaagaccctgtctcaaattaaaaaaagaattttaatttggACATTATGAGGTATGGGGAAAAaaccagaccctgtctttaaaaaaaaaaaaaaaaaagtctatacatGTTCAATACAGGGGCAacttgttttccaaatattttctttttttttttttttttttttaattttctgagacagtttcccttttgttgcccaggctggagtgcaatggggccatctcggctcactacaacctctgcctcccgggttcaagcgattctcctgccttagcctcccaagtagctgagattacaggcgcccgccaccacgcctggctaattttttgtatttttagtagagactgggtttcaccatgttggccaggctggtctcaaactcctgacctcaaatgatccgcccgcctcggcctcccaaagtgctggagttacaggcctgagccaccatgccagcccttttgttgttgtagttgttgaACTTTGCCATATATCCAGAAGATCTCACATTAGTGTAAAGAGATCTTCCTTGTTCCTTTTTTTacagctgtgtagtattccattgtttggcCACGCCATTGTATATTCAGCCAATCTCCTATGGGCCATAAATTACTTTCAATCCTTTGCCACTACAGACAATGACACATTAAATAATAACCTTTGCATGTCATTTCACCTTTTTGCTAGTATCCTTGAAATAGATTAAGGGTGCAATAGCTGGATTAAAGAGAAATGCATAATTTTGCTAGCCATCGCCAAATTCCtcttcattttacatttacagcAAGACCTACAAAACATGCTGCCAAGGTTTTGGATTTTTGTCAACCTGTGTAGGTGAGAAGTGGTATTTCAGTGTGGTTGTAATGAGCATTTCTCTGGCTACAATTGAGTGTTAATATCTTTTGCAAAGTTTAAGGGCCACACTGGGCACAGGGGCACATACCTGTAGTGctagctattcagaaggctgaggtgggagatcgcttgagcccaggagttcagggctgccgtgagctatgatcttgccactgcgttccagcccaggcaagggtgagactctgtctctaaaaatacaaaaaacttgaaAAGTGTTTTGTTGTCTTCTTCAGTGAACTCTTTATATCTCTATAACAGGTTGTtgactttttccttcttctgtttgtttgttttgtttttgtttgtttttttgaggcagagtcttgctctgttgcccaggctggagtgcagtggtatgtaatctctgctcactgcaacctccgcctcccgggttcaagcgattctcctgcttcggcctctcccgagttgctgagactacaggtgtgcaccactatgcctggctaattttcctgtttttagtagagatggggtttcaccatgttggccaggttgggctggaactcctcacctcaagtgatccacctgccttggcctcccaaagtgctgtcattacaggctgagccaccatgcttggccattGCATCACATTTGGATCACATTACAATTGTAAACTAGTTTGGGAAGACTCAGCTCCTTTATAATGTTGAGTCTTTCTATCCAAGAATATATATCTGATCCTtttgtgcaagtatctttttgagTCACTTaagaatattttactttctaggcgcagtggctcacacctataatcccagcaatctgggaggccaagacgggaagatcacctgaggttaggagttcgagactagcctgaccaacatggcaaaactgcgtctctactaaaagtagaaaaattagctgggtgtggtggtgtgcacctgtaatcccagctacttgggaggctgaggcaggagaatggctggaacctgggaggaggtggtTGCTGTGAGcggagatcttgccattgcactccagcctgtgggacagagTGGGTCTCCCCATCCATCCCTCCGTCCCGTCCGTCCCGTCCGTCCTGTCCCGTCCCGTCCGTCCATCACCAGGGCGTCCTGATTATTTCTTATACCTGCCCATGTAATCCTAGATACCAGGTTTCCAGGGAAACCAGGGTTCTGGGACCACCGTGCCTGGAACCTCCTCATCCAGCCCCCTTGTTTGGGTTCCCAGGTGGGCCGGACCCCCAATGTCGTCATTATATTTCACTGCTCCATGGAGACGATGGTCCGACGAGTGCTACACTGGGGCCAGATGAAGCACCGGGCAGACGACTCGGAGCTGGCCATCTGCCAGCGCCTGGACACGCACTACACCTTGTGTGAGCCAGTCTTGACCTTCTACCAGCAGAAGACCCTGCTCCGAAATGTCGGTGCTCCCCGCTTCTGGCTCACTACACCCCAACCCCTAGGGAACAAGTCCTGCTTCAACAGCCCAGGGTCACCTGGGCCTGGTCCTCGCTTTCCTACCAGGTAACCTGGGGGATTCCCATTCCCCCAGGAAATGCCCTGGGAACCCAGCCTCAGCTCACGTGGGCAGGCGATGGGACGCTGGTGGGGCCTCCCTGCACGCCCTCACACAGCAGTCAGCAACACAAGCTTTCCTGACCGTGTCCCCACTCTCTTCACGTGCCTGCCTCTGGGATTTTCCCAGGATCTGAGCGGGAGAGGGTGACGTCCCTGCCGTGGGGCCCAGACCTGACCCCTGCGGCTCCCCCTTCTCTAGATCCTGGCAGAGGAAGCACCAGAGAACATCTTTGCCAAGCGCTGCTCTGTCATTGAGAGTCTGCAGTGAGATGGAGGAGCTGGGGGCGGGCCTTGCCCCTCACCAGAACCCGTGCAGGACGTGGGAGGGGTGCGTGCCTAGGAGATGAGACCTCCAGAAATGAGGGATGATGCCCCCTGTGATTCCAGAGCAACAGCTTCCCCTTCCCTGGGTCTGCTTCCCCATCAGGCAGGTTGGCCAGGGGCCACCAAGGAACACGCCCCACCAGGCCAGGTGCCTGGCACACCTGCATGGGTTGGGGGGCTGTAAACAGCCCACCCTAGAGACCACATCTGTTACTGGAACCTGCTGGGGCTCTCACCGGGCCTGTGAGCACAGGACATTTGAGATGAAGCCAGTTTTAAATGCTGGCATTCAGCCACAACCTCAGAGACCCCGCAGCTGCATGGGGAGTTACAAGATGCCCGCCCAGGTCCAAACAGCTCAGGTGGACCCTCGGTGCCCTCTCCCACCTCACATCCGGTCCCATCACCCACCGAGCATTGGCACGGACCTGGCTCCTACCTCAGGGCTCTGAACGTTAACAGGCCAGAGGACTTCCTGTGGCAACAGCCCATCCATGGGAACACTGGTCCCTGAGGCCCTCCTGAGCGCCTTGCTCCCCAAGGTGCTGGAAGGAAACTGGGTTGGGGAAGACAGCAGTGCTGGGCTTGGCCAGCCTCCCCTTCCCACATCGGAATGGGAAAGTCTTGGGGGGCCACACCCCACTCTAATCGGCCGAGACTTGCTCCTCAACTTGTTTCCTCTCACAAACACAACTGCGGCCGGCAcgcagtctttttttttaaacaaaaaacactttatttaacaaaaaaaaaggtggggggcaGGGTTAGGAAAGCACATTGCGCCTGAAGaaaactattttctatttttcttaaaaaaaaaaaaaaaaaacacaaagtttgTAATTTTCAATCACCATTATCAGGCTTTTTAAACAACATCTATAAAGAACAAACATCTGCTTCAAAActacagggagggagggagggagggagcggggGAGACAGACAGCACCCGCAGACGGGGAGGTTttgttatcatttatttgtgaagTTAAAAACGAGcgataaaaagtaaaaactgccatacaattttttttgttgttctcattttgttttcagtttcaaTCTCCTCTTGAACAGATGAAAAGACAACAGACCAGTCCTGGGAGGGGGGACGGGCGGGGCCGCAGGAGCTGAGCCAGGgcgggaggagaggagaagagggggCTTGGCTGCTGGGGGAAGGGGTCCTGCAATACAACACCTGGTCCAAGGAATGTTCCACCTctaactaaaaaaaagaaatagcaagagtgacttttttttttcctttttaaaagtttattttaaaaacaagaagagGGCCGAGGGTGGGAGAAAATGAATTGCTTTATCCTCAGAGAGGCAGGTTCAGGAAGGCTGGGGGGTGAAGAATAGagactttttaatatatatatatataattttctaagtTCTGCTTTGCTCTTTGTGTTTTAATGTTTAAGGTGTTTTTGGCAGAGATCGAGATCTCGCTATCTTCTCTGGCTGGCTCAACATGAAGAAtcccaattttgaaagaaaaagcatGTGAGACACAGAACAGGCGAGAGAGTGAGGGCCCAGCAAGCCCCCAAGCCCCCTCCCACCGCTTGCCGCGAGGGCTCCCCGATACTCCCCACGGCAGCCATCGCTCTCTCGCCAAACAAAACAGAAGCCCccaaacagaacaaaatggaaaaaaaaataaagatttttcacagatgaagaagttCACATTCATTCGATTCATTGAGCCTGCGGAGAGGGAAGAGATAGGAATTGGTCACTacggggaggggagggtgggagacTAGGGGGCGGAAGAGAGGAGGGGCTGGAACACCGTTGTGGGGGGGGCAGGAAGCCCCCTCCCAAACCTGCGCTGGCTCAGGCTGGAAGGACGTGCTTGTTAACTGTCTAGCCAGGTGCTCGCGGGACTCGCTGAAGTCACGCTGCTCCCTGATGGAGAAGGAGGGACAGAGCAGGAAGAGAGGAACGGGGGCCGCGGAGGGTGGAGGCGCTAGGGTCGGAGGGGAGCTGCCCTGTCTCCGGAGGGCGGCGACTCCCGGCGCAGCACAACAACATGAACAATCCAGAGATCATGGTGTCCCCACAACACCCCTGTGAGGTAGGTTGGAAGGTGGCAACGATCTTCACGCCCACTTCACAGACAAGCCCGGGACACAGGCAAGCGCGAGCGCATGGGAGGCTAAGCCCGGCGGGGCAGGGGCCTGGGCCGCTCCCCGCGTCCCCACCAGTCCCTGCCAGAGCCGGGCCGCCTGCAACACagtcacttggacacgggaaaaAAGATCAcgggttaaaaaaaataaaagaataaaaagaacaaaaaccaaaaaagtgatgcagagaaggggaaaaaatagacGTTTTCTTCCCAAGTGGCCAGATTGTGAGCAAGGTGGCGGCCGGGCCGGTGCCCACCGTCCGCGCTGTCTGCCTGCCCCCCGACTCCCCAGCAGTTCAGAAGTCCCGCCTGCGAGTCTCAGCGCTCCCCAGCATCACGACAGCGGCACACAGGAACGAGCAGCCGGCGCAGGGAGGCCTCTTCGTTTAACCTCTGGACCCAGCGAATGCTTCCCTGGTGGTGCGTGGGGACTCCCGGAGACCTCCAGCCACACGGCCCCCGCTGCAGGCATCAAGGGCACACCCCGCAGGGGAAGGGGTTTCCGGCGCTACCCACTAAGGCAGGATGGACGGTGGCCGGGGgttggaaggagaaaggaggaggaggagggtggcaATTCCCACTTGCCTGCTGCTGTCCCTGCTGCGTGGGCGGTGGCTGGGGGCCGCCAGGACCTGGGGTCTGTCCGTAGTAAGCGGCCTGCTGTCTGTAATATTCCGCCCAAGCGGCACTGTAGTCTGGCTGGGAGCCTGGAGGAGCTCCTGGACCCCCTCCGGTGGCCACTTGCGCTGTGGGTGGACAGACACAGGTGAGAGGCTGTGGGTGAGGGCTGCCCCTGCCCCTGTCCCCAGTCGGTGGCCACTCACCTTGCTTCTTGTAGTACTCCTCCCAGGCCTTCGTGTAGTCCTGCTGTGGGGGCGCTCCGGGCTGCTGGGGCTGCTGGCCTGTGAGGGCGCCAAGACAGGTCAGAAACCACTCCCCCGGCAGGGCTGGAGCCCCCCCGCCGCCCTGCAGACTCACCGATCTTTTTGTAATACTCTTCCCAGGCCTTAGTGTAGTCCGACTGGCCGGTGGGTGGGGGCTGAGGGGGCTCACCCTGAGCCGGTGGGGCCGCAGGGGCCGGCGCAGGGCCTGGGACGGGGCCCGGGGGCTGCTGGTAGTAGTGTGAGTAGTAGGCGGCCCACGCGGCATTGGGGTCCGCGGCCGCTGCAGCTGCTTTGCCTGCAGGAGATACCCCGGGTGAGACATGGGCACAGAACAGGGCCCGCCCTCCCCAGGCGGCCCATCACTTACTTGGGTCGTGAGGAGCAGGCGGTTGCCACTGGGGGTAGGTATTGCCCCAGCCCTGGGGTGGGTACTGATGAGGAGGGGGCCCCCCGGCACTgcaggagagaagaaagggatgTTTGAGCAGTGGTGCGGGGGTGGCCGCAGTCGGCCCACCTGGGGTGGGGACGTTTTTCAGTGGGGGGGGAACAAGAGACCCAGACCACCAGGCTCAACAGGGCGCCTGGGAAAAGCCTAGACAAGAGGCAACTTGAAGGACATGCACTGTCAGCTCGAAGACACGAAATAAGCCCCTGAAACTTCCACGTGGGCAGAGAGATGCTGAAAGGCATATGTGCTGTAGCAGTGGACAGGAGAGGGCCTGTTGATGGTATCCACGAAAACGGGCTGGATGAGGCCCCCCACCTGCACTTCTAGGGAAATGGGGTCTGTTATTCTTCTTGCCAGCTCAATGAACCCCCGCCCCcaaagcccaggaggcagagaaggatACTCACTGTGGGGGAGCCCCGGGTGGCCCCTGGTTGAAGGGTCCAGGATTGAAGGGCCCCATTGGGCCAGCAGGGCCTGGGCCACCTGGGCCTGGTCCAACTGGACAGAGAGGACCCTGGAAGGAAGGAGAGTAGCCGAGGTGAGTGGGCTGGGATCTGGGCTGCGAGCCCAAACCCCCAGAGCCCGCCCCAACCCACCTCGATCTTCTCCTCGATAAGCTGCTTGGCGTGGTCAATCTGCTGGGGCGAACCCCGGATGATGAACAACTTGAAGTTGGGGTCCCCGTTGGGTGGCAGCTGCCGGGAGATCTCTACGAAGGCTCCCGTCTGCTGGTTTATGGCTTTCACATTCTCGCCACCTGCAAAAATGCAGAAGGTGAAGGTGGCCTGCAGTGGTGGCCCAGGAAAGGGGGGACAAGGGGCAGGGGGCCACACTCACCTCGGCCGATGACCAGCCCACACTTGTGAGTGGGGATGGAGAAGGTCATCTCCCCACCAGGGGGACCCCAATTGCCTTGGCCTCTTCCTCGGCCTCGCCCCCCTGGGGGCATGCCTGGACCCCCTGGAGGACCTGGGGGACCACTCTGCAAGACAAGAGGAAGAAGATGAACCCTAGAAGCCGATCTGGTCTCCACACTCCCCTGGAGGCCCTGCCAGGCCCTTCAGCACCCGGGGCCACCTACCCTGAGGCTCTGGAGGAGGTCGTTGATGATCCGGGCTGCGTGCTCGCACCTGTCTGGGGGCCCCATTATATGAGCAATCTTCTCGGGCCCTGTCCCGTCATCTGAGGCCAGCACCAAGAGAGCAGAGAGACAAGTTTAAAAGAGCCCACCCCAGAGCCCTGCAACGCCGCCTCCAGCGCAGACACCACGCTGGCCTGAGATCTCAGACACGCTGCGCCGCTCCCAGCTTCCACCCGCTCAGGGATCGAGGGGGAGGCGGCCCACATTCCCAGAGAAGGAAACCCACGGCCAAGCCAGGGGGTGGCTCAAGCTTCTTCCAGCACACAGCACCCCCAGCACTGTGAGATTTTACAGAACAGTAAATATCTGAAAAGCCAGAGGGGCCCTTCTCCCCACGGCAGGCAGCTCAGAGACTGGCTGAGGACTGGCAAGAGTCCAGAGCTGAGGTGGAATAACCTGATCCAGCCTGTGGGACACCCAGGGCTGTCCTGTCAGAATGGGCTCCATCATGGGGGGAGGAAGAGATCTGACAGGGACAGGGACACACGGTCCCCCTGGATGTGGAAAGCCCATGTCACCCCCTCATGCAGCCGTCCCAGAGGAGAGAAGGGACTGGGCATGTTCTGACGGCTGGACTAGGAGCCATGAGGTGCTATGGAGGCCACCTGGCTGACCACGGTGCCCAGCTCCCTCAGAGCCTGCCTCCTGaagagggtggggggaggggcgctGGCCAGGCCCTGACCTTGCTTGAACTGTATCCGCACGCCAGCATCATTCTGGATCTTCTTGATCATCTCTCCGCTCCGGCCAATGACCACGCCAACAGAATGCCTGGGCACTGGCACCTGAGGAAGGAGGCGGCAGGGTCGGCTCGGCCCGCAGCTCTGCTGCCCTCTGCTGTCCACTGGCCACGAGGAGCACTCACcccggcccctccctccaccgGGGGGTGAAGGCAAGGCCCACACTCACATCAATGCCTCCGCCAATCCGAGATCCGTACTCATTCCGGTCCCCAAAGCCGCCTTGGTCACGTTCCCGGAGGATGTCCATCACCATCTCGCAGGCTTGCTGCAAACACACAGGAGAGGCAGCCCTCACGGGTGAGTCTTGCTGCCCCACACACCCCCTACCTTCTCAGGGGATGTGGGCCTCAGCAAAGGACCCATGAACCCTGGCTGAGCCCAGCATGGCACCCTACTAAGCTTTCTACCTGCCACTTGAATGGGGAGGCACTGACAACAGTCCCATTTCCAGATAAGAAAGCAGAAGGTCAGAGGTGAGGCCGGTGCCTCACACACACAAAGCTGGGAGTTAGTTCAGGGCCGCCCTCTGAGCTAGCACTCTTGCAAGCCTCTTGGTGTTATGACCGACTGTTCATGTATCTCTCCGGCGGAATGCAGACCTGAGGCTGCTggccctgcccacctgcccatGCTGCTCCAAAGCCCCGTCCACCACCCCAGGGTGTGCTCACCTGCACTTTGTAAGGATCCCCAATGATTCGGAGAGGTTTGTCCACATTCGTATTCTGAGATCCGTCCTGAATTAAGATCATCTTCACTCCAGCACGTTCCTTTACAACCAAGGTTAACTGTTAGTGCTGGGCTCTCCCAGGACTTCCTGGGCTgctgtggtggtggggggtggtgcACAGATGCGGAGGAAGCTGCCCAGGTGCTGCCCTCACCTGCAGCTGCTTAATGGTCTCCCCGCCCTTGCCGATGACCAGGCCAGCCTTGCCCGCAGGGATCATGATCTCCTGCACGGTGCCATTCTGGCCCCCGTTGGCGTTGTCGTGGAACTGTCCTGGGGGGCCCCCACGACCCCGAGACACAATGTCGTCCAGCATCATCTTCGCTTTCCTGGGAAGGGGAGGAGTGGGTGCCACCACTGGAGAAAGGTACTGGTCTGGTGGCCCACCCAGCTCAAAGGGAAGGCGACCCCAACATGTGCAAGGATGACAGGGAAGAGAGGCCAGTCACTGGAGCTGTTCAGGCTCCAGATTCCCCAGGTCTTGGGCTGCTAGGGAATCAGCCTAATGTTAACATGGCTCTCTGGAGAAGGGGGCAAGAGTGGAGCATATGCGAGTTGCTCCCAACTTTCAATTCAAAGGGACAGAGCAGGCTTCTGCTTGTCCCCCACATCACAATGAAAGGTCCTGCGGGGACTTACTGGACAGATTCTGGGGCTCCTGTCAAGGACACGCTGCGCTCAGGTAGGCCACCGCTGTCTGGAAAGAGGAAATAGGGTCAGTGCCCTCCCTGGCCCACAGGCAGAGAAAGGCCTGCCTTGGACATGAGGAAACTTTCAGAATGATCAAGAGCCACTTCTGTCCCATTCAGCAGCTTGACAAATCAGTTTACTTCCCCTAAACACCTGAGAGGCTGCTTGAGGCAAGGCCAAGGTTGGGAAGGGATCCCAGAAGAGAGGCAGGACTTTTAGGGAAAAGGATGAGGTGGAGGGAATGGCAGATTCCAGAAGGTCCAGGACCTGGCCACCCCCACTACTAGCGGTGACCACCAGAGCCTCTTCTACAGACAGCACGTGCTACACACCCACATGAAGCCTCAGAGCCCCCTACCGAGCAAGCTTTCTGTACCTCAGGACTCTGAGATTCAAAGAGGTAACTATATTGCCTAAGAGCAGATGTACAGTCAGAACTGGGATCTGCACCTGGGCCTGACCTCAGAGGGATCCCTCTTTCCAAGGCACCACCTGCCTCATGCAGTCTTGCCGGGGTGCTTTCACTCACGCGGCAGGTCAGTGCAGTGCTGCGGAGCTTGGTGTCTGCAACCAGGCCCCTGTGTGAAATGCTAGCCCTGCCACCTCAGGCCATCCCTACCCACTGAAAATAAGTCACAGCTGCACCCCGTGGGCAGTACCAGTGCAGTGAGATACTGCACTGAGCCCAGGCCATAGTAACCACCACCAAGCGCCAGCTCGCTTCCTGTCCACAGTCCCCGTGAAAATTAATTAAAGGAAAGTGCAAAGGGCCCAACCCCGGCCCCCTTTCTGGCAGGAATCTGACGCTCTTGTACCTGGAGAAATCTG is a genomic window containing:
- the KHSRP gene encoding far upstream element-binding protein 2 isoform X2, which codes for MSDYSTGGPPPGPPPPAGGGGGAGGAGGGPPPGPPGAGDRGGGGPGGGGPGGGSAGGPSQPPGGGGPGIRKDAFADAVQRARQIAAKIGGDAATTVNNSTPDFGFGGQKRQLEDGDQPESKKLASQGDSISSQLGPIHPPPRTSMTEEYRVPDGMVGLIIGRGGEQINKIQQDSGCKVQISPDSGGLPERSVSLTGAPESVQKAKMMLDDIVSRGRGGPPGQFHDNANGGQNGTVQEIMIPAGKAGLVIGKGGETIKQLQERAGVKMILIQDGSQNTNVDKPLRIIGDPYKVQQACEMVMDILRERDQGGFGDRNEYGSRIGGGIDVPVPRHSVGVVIGRSGEMIKKIQNDAGVRIQFKQDDGTGPEKIAHIMGPPDRCEHAARIINDLLQSLRSGPPGPPGGPGMPPGGRGRGRGQGNWGPPGGEMTFSIPTHKCGLVIGRGGENVKAINQQTGAFVEISRQLPPNGDPNFKLFIIRGSPQQIDHAKQLIEEKIEGPLCPVGPGPGGPGPAGPMGPFNPGPFNQGPPGAPPHAGGPPPHQYPPQGWGNTYPQWQPPAPHDPSKAAAAAADPNAAWAAYYSHYYQQPPGPVPGPAPAPAAPPAQGQQPQQPGAPPQQDYTKAWEEYYKKQAQVATGGGPGAPPGSQPDYSAAWAEYYRQQAAYYGQTPGPGGPQPPPTQQGQQQASGNCHPPPPPFSFQPPATVHPALVGSAGNPFPCGVCP
- the KHSRP gene encoding far upstream element-binding protein 2 isoform X1, with protein sequence MSDYSTGGPPPGPPPPAGGGGGAGGAGGGPPPGPPGAGDRGGGGPGGGGPGGGSAGGPSQPPGGGGPGIRKDAFADAVQRARQIAAKIGGDAATTVNNSTPDFGFGGQKRQLEDGDQPESKKLASQGDSISSQLGPIHPPPRTSMTEEYRVPDGMVGLIIGRGGEQINKIQQDSGCKVQISPDSGGLPERSVSLTGAPESVQKAKMMLDDIVSRGRGGPPGQFHDNANGGQNGTVQEIMIPAGKAGLVIGKGGETIKQLQERAGVKMILIQDGSQNTNVDKPLRIIGDPYKVQQACEMVMDILRERDQGGFGDRNEYGSRIGGGIDVPVPRHSVGVVIGRSGEMIKKIQNDAGVRIQFKQDDGTGPEKIAHIMGPPDRCEHAARIINDLLQSLRSGPPGPPGGPGMPPGGRGRGRGQGNWGPPGGEMTFSIPTHKCGLVIGRGGENVKAINQQTGAFVEISRQLPPNGDPNFKLFIIRGSPQQIDHAKQLIEEKIEGPLCPVGPGPGGPGPAGPMGPFNPGPFNQGPPGAPPHAGGPPPHQYPPQGWGNTYPQWQPPAPHDPSKAAAAAADPNAAWAAYYSHYYQQPPGPVPGPAPAPAAPPAQGEPPQPPPTGQSDYTKAWEEYYKKIGQQPQQPGAPPQQDYTKAWEEYYKKQAQVATGGGPGAPPGSQPDYSAAWAEYYRQQAAYYGQTPGPGGPQPPPTQQGQQQASGNCHPPPPPFSFQPPATVHPALVGSAGNPFPCGVCP